The Rhinoraja longicauda isolate Sanriku21f chromosome 17, sRhiLon1.1, whole genome shotgun sequence genome includes a region encoding these proteins:
- the pparg gene encoding peroxisome proliferator-activated receptor gamma isoform X1, with amino-acid sequence MVDTQLPLWPISFAMGTMDLSGLGNHPHSFDVKPFATVDFSSGSPVHYEDHSATSLRIDEASSHYKYDDIFQDYQSTIKVEPSCLNEVSGKGLALSKLQEDSPNSVLSIECRVCGDKASGFHYGVHACEGCKGFFRRTIRLKLMYDKCDLNCRIQKKNRNKCQYCRFQKCLTVGMSHNAIRFGRMPQAEKEKLLAEISSDSDQLNTVSADLRALARHMFESYIKSFPITKAKSRAIMAGKTGDKSPFVIYDMNSLKVGEEHITFKQTPLQEQNAEVEIRIFQRCQFRSVEAVREITEFAKSIPGFVKLDLNDQVTLLKYGVHEVIFSMLASLMNKDGLLIAAGQGFMTREFLKSLRKPFCNIMEPKFEFAVKFNGLGLDDSDIAIFIAVVILSGDRPGLLNVKPIEDLQDSILQALALQLKMNHPDTPQLFAKLLQKMTDLRQIVTEHVQLLHTIRKTEAEMSLHPLLQEIYKDLY; translated from the exons ATGGTGGACACACAATTACCTTTATGGCCCATCAGCTTTGCTATGGGTACAATGGACCTGTCGGGCCTTGGCAACCATCCTCATTCCTTTGATGTGAAACCCTTTGCCACTGTGGACTTCTCCAGTGGTTCTCCAGTTCATTATGAGGACCATTCAGCGACCTCTTTAAGAATTGATGAGGCGTCCTCACACTATAAATATGATGACATATTTCAGGACTACCAAA GCACTATCAAAGTTGAACCATCTTGCTTAAATGAAGTATCAGGGAAAGGACTAGCACTTTCAAAGCTGCAAGAGGATTCGCCAAATTCAGTCTTGTCCATTGAGTGCAGAGTGTGTGGGGACAAGGCTTCGGGTTTCCACTATGGGGTCCATGCTTGTGAAGGATGCAAG GGTTTCTTCCGGAGAACGATAAGGCTGAAGTTGATGTACGATAAGTGTGACCTAAACTGCAGGATTCAGAAAAAGAACAGAAATAAATGTCAGTACTGCAGATTCCAGAAGTGTCTCACTGTTGGCATGTCGCATAATG CAATTAGATTTGGAAGAATGCCACAGGCTGAGAAGGAGAAGCTCCTGGCTGAAATCTCCAGTGATAGCGATCAACTGAACACCGTCTCCGCCGACCTCCGCGCCCTCGCCAGGCACATGTTTGAATCgtacattaaatctttccccatcacAAAAGCGAAATCTCGCGCAATCATGGCAGGAAAAACAGGGGACAAATCG CCTTTCGTTATCTACGACATGAATTCATTGAAGGTGGGAGAGGAGCACATCACATTCAAGCAAACGCCGCTGCAAGAGCAGAACGCAGAGGTAGAGATACGAATTTTCCAACGTTGCCAATTCCGTTCCGTGGAGGCGGTGAGGGAAATCACTGAATTTGCTAAATCTATCCCGGGATTCGTAAAGCTCGACCTAAACGATCAAGTAACCCTTCTCAAATACGGTGTGCATGAAGTCATATTCAGCATGCTGGCTTCCCTGATGAATAAAGATGGCCTGCTGATTGCTGCAGGCCAGGGCTTCATGACCAGGGAATTTTTAAAGAGCTTAAGGAAACCCTTCTGCAACATCATGGAGCCCAAATTTGAGTTTGCCGTGAAGTTCAATGGTTTGGGCCTAGATGACTCTGACATTGCAATATTTATTGCCGTGGTCATACTCAGCGGAG ATCGGCCTGGACTGCTAAATGTTAAACCAATAGAAGATTTGCAAGACAGCATCTTACAAGCACTTGCCCTTCAGCTTAAGATGAACCACCCTGACACACCGCAGTTGTTTGCAAAGTTGCTTCAGAAAATGACTGACCTCAGACAGATTGTTACTGAGCATGTGCAACTTCTGCACACAATCAGAAAAACGGAGGCAGAAATGAGTCTTCATCCACTCCTGCAAGAAATATACAAAGACCTGTATTAG
- the pparg gene encoding peroxisome proliferator-activated receptor gamma isoform X2 — protein MVDTQLPLWPISFAMGTMDLSGLGNHPHSFDVKPFATVDFSSGSPVHYEDHSATSLRIDEASSHYKYDDIFQDYQSTIKVEPSCLNEVSGKGLALSKLQEDSPNSVLSIECRVCGDKASGFHYGVHACEGCKGFFRRTIRLKLMYDKCDLNCRIQKKNRNKCQYCRFQKCLTVGMSHNAIRFGRMPQAEKEKLLAEISSDSDQLNTVSADLRALARHMFESYIKSFPITKAKSRAIMAGKTGDKSVSS, from the exons ATGGTGGACACACAATTACCTTTATGGCCCATCAGCTTTGCTATGGGTACAATGGACCTGTCGGGCCTTGGCAACCATCCTCATTCCTTTGATGTGAAACCCTTTGCCACTGTGGACTTCTCCAGTGGTTCTCCAGTTCATTATGAGGACCATTCAGCGACCTCTTTAAGAATTGATGAGGCGTCCTCACACTATAAATATGATGACATATTTCAGGACTACCAAA GCACTATCAAAGTTGAACCATCTTGCTTAAATGAAGTATCAGGGAAAGGACTAGCACTTTCAAAGCTGCAAGAGGATTCGCCAAATTCAGTCTTGTCCATTGAGTGCAGAGTGTGTGGGGACAAGGCTTCGGGTTTCCACTATGGGGTCCATGCTTGTGAAGGATGCAAG GGTTTCTTCCGGAGAACGATAAGGCTGAAGTTGATGTACGATAAGTGTGACCTAAACTGCAGGATTCAGAAAAAGAACAGAAATAAATGTCAGTACTGCAGATTCCAGAAGTGTCTCACTGTTGGCATGTCGCATAATG CAATTAGATTTGGAAGAATGCCACAGGCTGAGAAGGAGAAGCTCCTGGCTGAAATCTCCAGTGATAGCGATCAACTGAACACCGTCTCCGCCGACCTCCGCGCCCTCGCCAGGCACATGTTTGAATCgtacattaaatctttccccatcacAAAAGCGAAATCTCGCGCAATCATGGCAGGAAAAACAGGGGACAAATCGGTAAGTAGCTAG